One region of Solanum pennellii chromosome 6, SPENNV200 genomic DNA includes:
- the LOC107022451 gene encoding subtilisin inhibitor-like, which yields MSEDSKKLSDELPTESPPAPLPILDWSSPPAGKMSWPELLGVTAEEAERKIKEEKPELKIHTIPPNSMVTMDYRLDRVRLFLDESGKVAQEPRLG from the exons ATGTCAGAGGATTCAAAGAAGCTCTCTGATGAACTTCCAACAGAATCACCACCAGCCCCATTACCAATTCTTG ATTGGAGTAGCCCACCAGCTGGTAAAATGTCATGGCCAGAATTGCTAGGAGTGACAGCAGAGGAAGCAGAGAGGAAGATAAAGGAGGAGAAACCAGAGTTGAAGATACATACAATTCCACCTAATTCAATGGTGACTATGGATTATCGTTTAGACCGGGTTCGTCTCTTTCTGGATGAATCTGGAAAAGTTGCTCAAGAGCCTAGACTTGGTTAA
- the LOC107023379 gene encoding ADP,ATP carrier protein ER-ANT1 isoform X1 yields MYNVRYSKKNREIGLRRGNLGPKMETRSEKFSVDFLMGGTAGIFAKSAAAPIERVKLLLQNQGELMKRGQLKRPYVGIGDCFQRVLRDEGFMSLWRGNQANVIRYFPTQASNFAFKGYYKNLFGYSKDKDGYVKWFAGNVASGSAAGATTSMLLYHLDYARTRLAMDAQDCPLNGKRQFKGLIDVYGKTLSSDGIVGLYRGFGASIMGITLYRGMYFGIYDSMKPIVLVGPLKDNFPASFMLGWSITTFSGVCAYPFDTVRRRMMLTSGQETKYRNSMHALREIIRLEGFAALFRGVSANMLYGVAGAGVLAGYDKLHQIVYRPTYSFESQRAFNK; encoded by the exons ATGTATAATGtaagatattcaaaaaaaaatcgaGAAATTG GATTAAGGAGGGGGAACTTGGGGCCTAAAATGGAAACAAGATCAGAAAAATTTTCTGTTGATTTTCTGATGGGAGGAACAGCAGGCATTTTCGCAAAAAGTGCTGCAGCACCAATTGAGCGAGTAAAGCTTTTGTTGCAGAATCAAGGAGAATTAATGAAGAGGGGTCAACTTAAGAGACCATATGTGGGAATTGGTGATTGCTTTCAAAGAGTTCTGCGAGACGAGGGTTTTATGTCATTGTGGAGGGGAAACCAGGCCAATGTTATAAGATATTTCCCAACTCAG GCTTCCAACTTTGCTTTCAAAGGTTACTACAAGAACCTCTTTGGATATTCAAAAGATAAAGATGGATATGTGAAGTGGTTTGCAGGCAATGTGGCTTCCGGTAGTGCTGCTGGAGCAACTACATCCATGCTCCTTTATCACTTGGACTATGCAAGGACTCGGCTGGCGATGGATGCTCAGGATTGTCCACTTAATGGTAAACGTCAGTTTAAGGGGCTAATAGATGTTTATGGTAAGACATTGTCAAGTGATGGAATTGTTGGCCTCTATCGTGGTTTTGGAGCCTCAATTATGGGAATAACCCTGTACCGAGGCATGTACTTTGGGATCTATGACTCCATGAAGCCAATTGTTTTAGTTGGACCcttaaag GACAATTTTCCTGCCAGTTTTATGTTGGGTTGGAGCATAACCACTTTCTCTGGGGTGTGTGCCTACCCATTTGACACAGTCCGCAGAAGAATGATGCTAACTTCAGGGCAGGAAACAAAGTATCGGAATTCCATGCATGCACTCCGCGAAATTATACGCCTTGAAGGTTTTGCTGCACTTTTTAGAGGAGTAAGTGCAAACATGCTTTATGGTGTGGCAGGTGCTGGAGTACTTGCAGGGTATGATAAATTACACCAAATTGTATATAGACCAACTTACAGTTTTGAGTCTCAAAGAGCCTTCAACAAATAA
- the LOC107023379 gene encoding ADP,ATP carrier protein ER-ANT1 isoform X2 — METRSEKFSVDFLMGGTAGIFAKSAAAPIERVKLLLQNQGELMKRGQLKRPYVGIGDCFQRVLRDEGFMSLWRGNQANVIRYFPTQASNFAFKGYYKNLFGYSKDKDGYVKWFAGNVASGSAAGATTSMLLYHLDYARTRLAMDAQDCPLNGKRQFKGLIDVYGKTLSSDGIVGLYRGFGASIMGITLYRGMYFGIYDSMKPIVLVGPLKDNFPASFMLGWSITTFSGVCAYPFDTVRRRMMLTSGQETKYRNSMHALREIIRLEGFAALFRGVSANMLYGVAGAGVLAGYDKLHQIVYRPTYSFESQRAFNK, encoded by the exons ATGGAAACAAGATCAGAAAAATTTTCTGTTGATTTTCTGATGGGAGGAACAGCAGGCATTTTCGCAAAAAGTGCTGCAGCACCAATTGAGCGAGTAAAGCTTTTGTTGCAGAATCAAGGAGAATTAATGAAGAGGGGTCAACTTAAGAGACCATATGTGGGAATTGGTGATTGCTTTCAAAGAGTTCTGCGAGACGAGGGTTTTATGTCATTGTGGAGGGGAAACCAGGCCAATGTTATAAGATATTTCCCAACTCAG GCTTCCAACTTTGCTTTCAAAGGTTACTACAAGAACCTCTTTGGATATTCAAAAGATAAAGATGGATATGTGAAGTGGTTTGCAGGCAATGTGGCTTCCGGTAGTGCTGCTGGAGCAACTACATCCATGCTCCTTTATCACTTGGACTATGCAAGGACTCGGCTGGCGATGGATGCTCAGGATTGTCCACTTAATGGTAAACGTCAGTTTAAGGGGCTAATAGATGTTTATGGTAAGACATTGTCAAGTGATGGAATTGTTGGCCTCTATCGTGGTTTTGGAGCCTCAATTATGGGAATAACCCTGTACCGAGGCATGTACTTTGGGATCTATGACTCCATGAAGCCAATTGTTTTAGTTGGACCcttaaag GACAATTTTCCTGCCAGTTTTATGTTGGGTTGGAGCATAACCACTTTCTCTGGGGTGTGTGCCTACCCATTTGACACAGTCCGCAGAAGAATGATGCTAACTTCAGGGCAGGAAACAAAGTATCGGAATTCCATGCATGCACTCCGCGAAATTATACGCCTTGAAGGTTTTGCTGCACTTTTTAGAGGAGTAAGTGCAAACATGCTTTATGGTGTGGCAGGTGCTGGAGTACTTGCAGGGTATGATAAATTACACCAAATTGTATATAGACCAACTTACAGTTTTGAGTCTCAAAGAGCCTTCAACAAATAA
- the LOC107023381 gene encoding uncharacterized protein LOC107023381, with product MNRFRAKLHGFCMSRAVVRVRARSPCKQYKRTGSIKFNDSDSKYCSSTEMSFNSVESRSDSESIGDNNSNNNRVMVVVDPSLDPNCALQWALSHTVQSQDTIILLYVTKISKEGEKPNSEINQRAYELLCSMKNMCQTRKPGVQVEIVMQEGKEKGAVVVEEAKQHKASLLVLGQRKRSIMWRLLRIWTRKRSRSRVVEYCIQKANCMTIAVRRKSSKYGGYLITTKRHKNFWLLA from the exons ATGAATCGGTTCCGAGCAAAGTTGCACGGATTCTGTATGAGTCGAGCGGTTGTTCGTGTTCGAGCCCGTTCTCCTTGTAAACAGTACAAAAGGACGGGCTCGATCAAGTTCAACGACTCTGACAGTAAATATTGCAGCAGCACGGAAATGAGCTTCAACAGTGTCGAGTCGAGGTCAGATTCTGAGAGTATTGgtgataataatagtaataataacagAGTTATGGTTGTGGTTGATCCTAGTCTTGATCCTAATTGTGCTTTGCAATGGGCACTTTCTCATACTGTTCAAAGCCAGGATACTATCATTCTTCTTTATGTTACcaaaatctcaaaagaag GTGAAAAACCAAACAGTGAAATTAATCAGAGGGCGTATGAACTTCTTTGCTCCATGAAAAATATGTGCCAAACAAGGAAACCAGGA GTACAAGTGGAGATAGTAATGCAAGAAGGAAAAGAGAAAGGAGCTGTGGTTGTTGAAGAAGCAAAGCAACATAAAGCTTCTTTACTGGTGTTAGGACAGAGGAAAAGATCGATAATGTGGCGCCTGCTAAGAATATGGACAAGGAAAAGGTCAAGAAGCAGAGTTGTGGAATACTGTATTCAGAAGGCAAATTGCATGACAATTGCTGTGAGAAGGAAGAGCAGCAAGTATGGAGGATATCTCATTACTACTAAGCGTCATAAGAACTTTTGGCTTTTGGCTTAA
- the LOC107023380 gene encoding agamous-like MADS-box protein AGL8 homolog isoform X3: protein MGRGRVQLKRIENKINRQVTFSKRRSGLLKKAHEISVLCDAEVGLIVFSTKGKLFEYANDSWHYVGEDLESLNMKELQNLEHQLDSALKHIRSRKNQLMHESISVLQKKDRALQEQNNQLSKKVKEREKEVAQQNQWDQQNHEINSSSFVLPQQLDSPHLGEAYQSNNVVDNGEVEGGSSSQQQGAANNTVMPQWMLRHLNN, encoded by the exons ATGGGAAGAGGAAGAGTCCAGTTGAAGCgaatagaaaacaaaattaacCGTCAAGTTACCTTCTCGAAACGTCGATCTGGTTTGCTGAAGAAAGCCCATGAGATCTCTGTGCTTTGTGATGCTGAGGTTGGTTTGATTGTTTTTTCCACTAAAGGAAAACTCTTTGAATATGCCAATGATTCCTG GCATTATGTGGGAGAAGATTTGGAGTCGTTAAATATGAAGGAACTTCAGAATCTGGAGCACCAGCTTGATTCTGCTCTGAAACACATTCGATCAAGAAAG AATCAATTGATGCATGAGTCCATTTCTGTGCTTCAAAAAAAG GACAGAGCATTGCAGGAACAAAACAACCAGCTTTCCAAGAAG GTGAAGGAGAGGGAGAAAGAGGTGGCACAGCAAAATCAGTGGGATCAGCAGAACCATGAAATCAACTCATCTTCATTTGTTTTGCCACAACAATTGGACTCTCCTCACCTTGG GGAAGCATACCAGAGTAATAATGTAGTAGATAATGGAGAAGTGGAAGGAGGTAGTTCTTCACAGCAGCAAGGTGCAGCTAATAATACTGTGATGCCACAATGGATGCTTCGTCATCTTAATAATTAA
- the LOC107023380 gene encoding agamous-like MADS-box protein AGL8 homolog isoform X1, with protein sequence MGRGRVQLKRIENKINRQVTFSKRRSGLLKKAHEISVLCDAEVGLIVFSTKGKLFEYANDSCMERILERYERYSFAEKQLVPTDHTSPVSWTLEHAKLKARLEVLQRNQKHYVGEDLESLNMKELQNLEHQLDSALKHIRSRKNQLMHESISVLQKKDRALQEQNNQLSKKVKEREKEVAQQNQWDQQNHEINSSSFVLPQQLDSPHLGEAYQSNNVVDNGEVEGGSSSQQQGAANNTVMPQWMLRHLNN encoded by the exons ATGGGAAGAGGAAGAGTCCAGTTGAAGCgaatagaaaacaaaattaacCGTCAAGTTACCTTCTCGAAACGTCGATCTGGTTTGCTGAAGAAAGCCCATGAGATCTCTGTGCTTTGTGATGCTGAGGTTGGTTTGATTGTTTTTTCCACTAAAGGAAAACTCTTTGAATATGCCAATGATTCCTG caTGGAGAGGATACTTGAAAGATATGAAAGATACTCATTTGCTGAGAAACAGCTTGTTCCTACTGATCATACCTCCCCG GTAAGTTGGACCCTTGAACATGCAAAACTTAAGGCCAGACTTGAGGTTCTGCAGAGGAACCAAAA GCATTATGTGGGAGAAGATTTGGAGTCGTTAAATATGAAGGAACTTCAGAATCTGGAGCACCAGCTTGATTCTGCTCTGAAACACATTCGATCAAGAAAG AATCAATTGATGCATGAGTCCATTTCTGTGCTTCAAAAAAAG GACAGAGCATTGCAGGAACAAAACAACCAGCTTTCCAAGAAG GTGAAGGAGAGGGAGAAAGAGGTGGCACAGCAAAATCAGTGGGATCAGCAGAACCATGAAATCAACTCATCTTCATTTGTTTTGCCACAACAATTGGACTCTCCTCACCTTGG GGAAGCATACCAGAGTAATAATGTAGTAGATAATGGAGAAGTGGAAGGAGGTAGTTCTTCACAGCAGCAAGGTGCAGCTAATAATACTGTGATGCCACAATGGATGCTTCGTCATCTTAATAATTAA
- the LOC107023380 gene encoding agamous-like MADS-box protein AGL8 homolog isoform X2 yields MGRGRVQLKRIENKINRQVTFSKRRSGLLKKAHEISVLCDAEVGLIVFSTKGKLFEYANDSCMERILERYERYSFAEKQLVPTDHTSPVSWTLEHAKLKARLEVLQRNQKHYVGEDLESLNMKELQNLEHQLDSALKHIRSRKNQLMHESISVLQKKDRALQEQNNQLSKKVKEREKEVAQQNQWDQQNHEINSSSFVLPQQLDSPHLG; encoded by the exons ATGGGAAGAGGAAGAGTCCAGTTGAAGCgaatagaaaacaaaattaacCGTCAAGTTACCTTCTCGAAACGTCGATCTGGTTTGCTGAAGAAAGCCCATGAGATCTCTGTGCTTTGTGATGCTGAGGTTGGTTTGATTGTTTTTTCCACTAAAGGAAAACTCTTTGAATATGCCAATGATTCCTG caTGGAGAGGATACTTGAAAGATATGAAAGATACTCATTTGCTGAGAAACAGCTTGTTCCTACTGATCATACCTCCCCG GTAAGTTGGACCCTTGAACATGCAAAACTTAAGGCCAGACTTGAGGTTCTGCAGAGGAACCAAAA GCATTATGTGGGAGAAGATTTGGAGTCGTTAAATATGAAGGAACTTCAGAATCTGGAGCACCAGCTTGATTCTGCTCTGAAACACATTCGATCAAGAAAG AATCAATTGATGCATGAGTCCATTTCTGTGCTTCAAAAAAAG GACAGAGCATTGCAGGAACAAAACAACCAGCTTTCCAAGAAG GTGAAGGAGAGGGAGAAAGAGGTGGCACAGCAAAATCAGTGGGATCAGCAGAACCATGAAATCAACTCATCTTCATTTGTTTTGCCACAACAATTGGACTCTCCTCACCTTGG TTGA